TCTCGGGCTATATAGCGATCtagtatatatgttttgttggtTCGAAAGTTTCTTTTTGTGTATTTTCTGCATATTGCATTGCACAATCGTTTGATTTTTCCcttcttaagtgggagtgagaagctattccttcttaaggttttcacctccgtataggatagttgATCGCTTTCgagatacatctgtacctatgtcttggTGAGATCTTCATCTCTGTATTGCCATAGGGAAATTCATTCCCCTGAAGCGAACtcagtccgtatgagcctataatgggtgaggatcgaggaatctgttggttcaggtacctttactttagaaccaaataGCATATAATGAGCCCGAAGAACCTACCCTAGATAGAACCATATCTAACCTCTAGTGGTCATCcgaataggtgttctatttattatttcttgctttGAATTCTAGCTTTGTTTGAAATGTACTGACTTGTTTCGTTTTGTTTTCAGCTATGATtgtattgcattttcatcatagaaaagggtgttgattcacattcagttactaaatagagagcttgtcatggaaaagggatttcttgataaagtggaagacaatgcggCCATCCGGATATTGTCCGAGAAAACACGCTAAGAGAAGGGTGACAGCCTAACAGAGggatatatgttaaaattttgggattttgcTCGTATCAATGTGACTTAGAATAACCTTcaagagttaaaaaaaatatgggacCAATGGAATGACGAAACCAAGTATTTATTCTACCGAGACTATGGTGATTTTCCTTATATACTCGATGTCAAAGTGGATAAACACTTATTTCAAGCTCTTGCCTAGTATTGGAATCCCGCATATAGCTAATTCACTTTTGGGAAGGTAGACTTGGTGCTCACCATAGAAGGGTACACAACTCTATTTCGTTGTCCGAGGATTCAAGCCTACAAAGCTTATTCTAGAGCCGCCAATGTTcgaactttcttaaagaagctaatgagCATAATTGGGATAAGCGAGCAATGGGTCGCGGCCCGGATTAAACAAAAGGGAGATAGTAAATGCATCCTTAGGAAAATTCGACGTCTTCGCCTTGAGTATTTACGGGTGGTCATCTTTTCCAAAGCACTAGGGCATATAAATGATGCAGTTTCAGATCTATTTGACTGACTTGACAAAAGGGTCACGCCCGTCCTTGTAATTTTGGCTGAAACTTTTAAATCTTTGAGTGCATGCCGGAGAACGGGTGAAAGAAGGTTTATCAGGTGTGCGAAACTCTTGTTAGCATAGTTCCATAGCCACTTTTGAAAGGTAGAAAAAGTCTCTTATCAAGTATTCTCCGAGAACTACTCTCCGTTGAAAGAATTCATGGTTACGCCAAAGCGAGAcaacatttttgaaaaaaatggatggcaattctCTAGAGTCTCCAAGACGAAGAAGTCAAATGGAGGGCCCCTTGGATAATACCCGATGAGATTTTGTACCGATGTGGAGACTTTGATTGAGTCCCTCTACTTGGGATATAGAGAGCTATTGGATATGCTTCTCTTCTTGTATTAAGGCAATATAGGTCGTGGCAGTTTATACTGACAATGCAAGGGTTGTCTCAGTGTGAGTTTGCGTACAGGGGtgataattacaagaaaaaggttcGTGAAATATCGAATGCTTGGAACCAAACCCATAGAATGAAAAGATTTGCTGCAAATCCCATGACGACCCCCGAATATGATTGGTGGTTTTTTAAATGAGTCAATGACAATGTCCCTATGTCAAGTCAAGAAAACACTCGACCGATAGAAGAGACTTGCAAGTGATCCCgtctgagttggaaatcatagAGTAAGACTTTGAAAAGAGAAGTTCAAAGCTGAGGAAAAAGATAGAACAATTGGAAGAGGAAAAGATGTAGCTAGGATTAGACGTCAATGTCTAGAAGTTATAAGCCgagaaaatgagaaaaggaaagaacaagGCTGAAGGAGACTTGGACAGTCTAAAAATAGATTATAAGAAGATACGTTTGTTGATAATGACTACCGAGTTGGGTAAAACATTAGAACAATAGCTGTAAGAAATCAAAGATGAAAAGATTAGAGCTGATGAGTGGGAAAAAAATCTAAGATGCTCGAGTTCGAGAAGATGCTCTAGAAAGGTATTTCTTAGAAAGTCAaaatgaaaaggttggattaAGAACCCAGGTAGCAAAATTAGAAAGGTCACTACATCAACATCGTAGTCGCAACTTTGCAattgagttgaaagcaagcCTAAATAAAATCGAAGAGTTGGAGGTAAAGATAGAAGAACTTAAGACCGCACTGCAAAATTGTAAACTTCGTGTTGAGCTTCTTGAAATGAACAATGAACAATGAACACTGGAAAGAGCAACTCCAACGCTCTCAAGGTTAGATTAGGGATAGAGATCACATCATGGACGAAGCTGTGACTCAAGTACGAGAAGTAGCCGACCATTTACAAATCCTAGCAGTTCAAGCCGACATGCTGAgcttaaaatatgaatatgaatcAGATCGGGGCCGAGAATTAGCTTGGCTTCTTAGGAAAGTTAAGGctttgagtattagggcaatgtcatatatgtaaaatatatccGTTTtgtgtaaagagatttgttttctagtaaagtttttcTAATAGAATTTaatcagaatcaatgttttttttttgtattcatttcattcatcagcattacatttcatttcatcatatgcattaaattccATAAAAGACTTTAATTAATCGAAATGATGACAATTACCCTAGAAACCAACAAGAATCTACCAATTGAATATCGTTACAGTGGCCGTGGCAAAACTAAAGCAGTTGATCAAAGATAAGAGAGATTAGAACAAATTCAGAAGAACATGCAAGATCTGTTGCAAGCGCAGCTACAAGAACAATTAGCTAAAGTATAGTAAGACATGAGAGATCAAATACAAGAGTCCCAACGGAGCATGATAAGTCAGTTAACCTAATTGCTGGCCGGGggaattaaaaaagagaaaagtacTGTGATTAACTATGGAGATGGTAATGAAGACCCTACATACCCCTAAAATTTACCGCGGTGAATATCCAAACCCAACTAGCTACATATCCACGAAGGGTACCCGTTGCCATAAGACTTCAACAATATCAAGCTGGTACCTCAGCACCGGCGAATTACCTAACAGGTTTAAGTTCTAATCCCGGGGATAATCTGACCAACCCCGTTGTTCCAGAATTAGACGACATGGCAGAAATGGATAGAGCAAGAGAAGAATTGTTCAAACAGCTGGAAGATCGATGCAAGTGGTTGGAGGAGAAATCTAAAGCTATGGAGAATGATGACTACCTTTGCAGGGTTGATGCTAAAGAGTTGAGCTTAGCCCCAGATCTAGTGCTCCcaccaaaattcaaaactttagaatttgaaaaatataatgggACTAGTTGTCCTCAAGCCCATATCACAATATTCTACCGAAGATTGACGGGATATGTCAATAACGACCAATTGTTAATCCACTACTTCCAGGATAGTTTGGTCGGGTTGGCTGCCAAGTGGTACAACTAGCTAAGCCCTGCTAAAATCAACTCATGAAAAGACTTGGCACAGgctttcatgaaacaatacagCCATGTCACCAACATGACACCCGACAGAATTACACTgcaaaacatagaaaagaagTAAAGTGAAAGCTTTAGGCAATACACTCAGAGATGGAGGAAGGTAGCAATGCAAGTTCAACCACCTCTTCTGGAGAAGGAAACAACAATACTTTTCATAAACGAAGGAAACAACAATACTTTTCATAAATTCTCTACAAGCCTTGTTCATTAACCATATGTTTGGAAGTGCTACCAAgagcttctcagatatagtaatgtctagagagatgattgaaaatgcaGTAAAGAGTGGGAAAATAGACGCTGAGGAAAACGCTAAAAGATCAGCccagagaaagaaggaaaatgaagtgtACACCGTGAGTGTGTATAATAAAGGTTATTCAAAACAGGTCACTATAAGCCAACCAAGGACCGTAACAACTAGCCATCAAGTCCCCTTAAGAAAAGTTCTAACTCAAGGCCAAACACGAAAAAAACTCCAATTCACACCCATCTCGATGACATATATGGagttatataaaaatttgttcGATGCGCATGTGGTATCCCCGTTTTACTTAAAACCTATACAACCTCTGTTCCCAAAATGGTATGATGTGAATGCTCAATGCAAGTACTACGTAGGAATAACATGACACTCAATTGAGAATTGCACGACATTCAAAAGGTTGAttgaaaggttcatcaagatGGGGATTGTATGGTTTGATGATCCATCGAGACCTAATGTGGCAGGAAATTCATTACCCAGTCATTCAAACCAAGGGTTAAACACGATAACTTAGAGTGGAGGAAAGATGATCGAAATTGATGCTACGGAGGTGAAATCCTCGCTAAAATGGGTCTGGAAAAAAATGATAGACGGAGGATTAATCATGCAAAATTCGGAGGAGGTATCTAAAGGGATGAGGAACTATTGTGAGTTCCACGTTGAAAAAGGTCATGAGATCCAAGAGTGCACTGAATTCAGAGCTTTGGTGTAAAGTCTGATGGATaacaataatttgaaattctttGAAAATGTCAAAGGCTCGGGAGGAGGAGACATCTGCGCCTTAGAGGGAGGATCAACAGAGAAGGTTTATAAGTTCAACCACACAGTGGTGATTATTTCACGACCAAGAAGTAATGAGGCGGGAACACAAACTGTGCCAGAAGTCATAATTCAGAAACCCGTGGCTTTTCTCTATGGAGATAGCAAAAGGGTTCCGTGAAATTATAACTACAACATGATGATCCCAGGAGaggagaaataagaaagaagaaagagcGCGATTGAGTGAGGGAGAGGTCAAATGGGAACCAATGACATTTCCTCATATATCCAAAACGTTCATGTCAAGAGAAACCATTTATCCTGAATGAAAGACGTCAAGAAAAGAAACCGCGGAAGAAATGTTGGGAAATCTGAGCATTAACGCTATATCCAAAGAAGGAATTGGAGAAAACTTATCAGACATTTGTCCTTATATCCCTGGAAGTGTTTTGAAAAATTGGATTGCGGAAGAGATCCCTAAAATCTTTGCAAGAGCGacatatcaaagagccatggtaactttgtttcatgatatgatgcacaaagaaattgaggtttatgttgatgatatgatcgAAAAGTTCCAAAAATAAGGAGAGCATATACAAGTCCTGAGGAAATTATTTTTGAGGTTAAAAAAATTCTAGCTAAAGCTCAATCCAGCAAAATGTACCTTCGGGGCTAGGTCGGAAAAATTGTTAAGTTACGTAGTCAGTGAAAAGGGGATCAAAATTTACTCAGATAAAGTCAAGGCTATACAAGAGTTGCCTCTGTCGCGCACTCAAAAAGAGGTCTGGGGTTTTCTAGGGAGATTAAATTACATCGcccggttcatttcacaactagtTGTGAAATGCGACATCATATTCTGTTTCCTTAAGAAACACAATCCTAGCGTATGGGATGAAGAATGCTAGAAGACTTTCGACAATGTTAAACATTACTTGTCTAATGCCCTAGTGTTGATGCCCCTAGCCCAGATAGACCACTGATATTGTACTTGGcagtgtttaaaaattttatgggaTGCGTGTTGagccaacatgatgagtcaggaAGGACAGAAAGAGCGATATACTACTTCAGTAAGAATTTCACTGAATGTGAGACAAGATACTCGCCAATTTAGAAGTTGTGTTACGCCTTAATTTAGACAACCCGAAGATtgagacaatacatgttgtaccaCACAACTTGGCTTATCTAAAAAATAGACTCtctaaagtatatgatggagtcgaTTATTCTGAATGGAAGGATGACTCGATGGCAAattctacttttcaaatttgatataGTCTATGTGAACTAAAAGGCAATAAAAGGGAGTGTAATAATAGATTTTTTAGCTAGTAGAGCTCTAGAAGATTATGAGCCTTTGAATTTCGATTTCCCGAATAAAGATCTGATGTATGTTGTGATTACTGAAGAAGGTGTTCAAGAAGAACATCCCcagaaattaaactttgatGGGGCCTCAAACGCTCCCCAGAAACTAAACTTTGATGGGGCCTCCAACGCTATGGGTAACGGAATCGGGGCAGTCCTGGTATTCCCAAACGGAGATCATTATCCCTTTACTAgtaaaatggattttgattgcacgaACAATATGGTAGAATACAAagcatgcatcatgggtatccgTGCAGCAATAGAACGCAAGATCAAAATACTAGAGGTATATGGAGATTCTGCATTAGTGATCTATCAACTCAAAGGTGAATGGGCGACAAGGGATCCCAAGTTGATCGAGTATAGAAGGCTAGTCATGGAgttaattaaagagtttgatgacatcaccttCTGCTACGTCCTTCGAGATCAAAATCAAATGGCTGACACCCTGGCTACCTTAGCTTCCATGGTTAAAGTGAACAAAAAAGAGGATGTAAAACCTATCCAGATGAGTATTTATGAGGCTCCAGTTCATTGTTACAACatcgaagaagaagaaaaagatgaccACCCTTAGTATTATGATATACTACGATATGTAAAGAATCGTGAATACCCGGAGCAGAAAACTGAGAATAATAAAAGGACGCTAAGAAGACTAGCCGATGACTATGTCTTTGACGGGGAGATCctatataaaagaagaaaggatcatgtgctactaagatgtgtggatgctgttgagagaaagaaaatcTTAGAAGTGATCCAtgagagtgtttacagaaaacatgctaatagttttacaatggctagacaaatcatgagattcagatattattggtccaccatggaaggggattaTATCAATTATGCCAAGAGATGTCATAAGTCTCATAAGATTGAACATGTGGTAGCCGAGTCCTCTTAGAAGAAGAGATgttacatcttggggcatcaaaaAAGTACCCTAGATCTCCTGAACACATATCAggctcaaaatggtcttcaagAAGTTTGTGTAGAAAAGCTCATGATGCGATATTTGAGGCACTTATTTTCATCTTACTCATTCTGTATTTTAGCAAcgttttctattttaattaatctattcatttcgagctttgctcccaataaatttcaatcttgtccattgttacaatctttttcaagcatttttacattgaaataatgattaatggactaacaatatttaagaaaaaaggtTTTTGCATATTGCTCTGAAAGGTTTCTAAATAGTACAAAGACTTGAAATAGGACCACTAATTAGAACTAACCAAATCTAAGGGTTGGAAATATTTAAGAACGAATAGTTGAATTGTGattatttcttcaaatttccTGTCAAAGATACCAAATCTAAACAAGAAGGCATGGCAATACATCAGTGATGGAACATTGACGAACAACGAGCAATgtcaacctaagcattaaaaagggaatcattctcgaaaaaaatgacattctgcatgtgcacaaatataattcatatacatCTAGTTGAGAACATTTGATCGCTTAAATAAGACCCATGAAATGTATTCTgtaggtcatgttccccagaacGGTGtaacagatcagtgaaaccataaatcctatacccctgaagttatagtgggatggattgaagtcatcGTGGTGaattttatctctctgaagtcTTAGTGGATCAGATTAAAGccacgaatcttatctccctgaagttgtaatggagcagattaaagccacaaatcttatctccctgaagttgaagtggagcagattggagttacaaatcttatctccctgaagttacagtggaatagattggagttacaaatcttatctccctgaagttgtagtggagcagatttgagcacaaatcttatctccgtgaagttgtagtggagcagattaaagccaaaagttttatctccttgaagttgcagcggagcagattgaagatagtgaatcttatctctctgaagttgcagtagagcagattgaagctacaaatcttatctccctgaagttgcagtggagcagattgaagatagtgaatcctatctctctgaagttgcggTTGAGTGGATTGAAACTACActtcctatacccctgaagttgcagtggattAGAACAatgctacttgaagaagagaagcaccaAAGAAGTTCGGATCCGGCGAGACCAGACAAAATTGGTCCTtcttaaagtctttgctccattttcgttacacgataacgagcaaagaggggcagctgtgaTAGTCCAATTTTGCCCGAGCCtgaattacaagaaaataaaaggcCTAAACATAAGtcagataaaaaataaactgaaccaaaaataaataataaatgccaataaaaaagagagagtcTATTTACAACAAATGTGGTCTAATATGGCCTAAATGAAAAAACCTTAAAGCTCACGACACTAAAAACTAAACAGGAACCCTAATGCCTTTTGCACCGCTCTTCCCTTCACAGGCATGTCACGCGAGGCTCCTCGTCTCGAGGTCTGATGCCCCTGTCGCCATTGCACCAAAACGGCAAAGGTAACCCTTCTCTCCCCTCCATTGATCGTGCACATGTACCTGTAAAAATAACGAAAAAGGACAACAACAGAAATGAAATAACACAGCAAAAACAACAGaaacattgaaaaatatataaaaaagtaaaagatcTAATGTATTATTCGGCTGTAAAGGCCAAACCTAATGTATTCTTTTTTTACACGAACACAAAGTAATCAAAAAACAGAATACAAAATTCCGAAggtgatttttcttttatttattttttgaatctttttttatataaataaaacataaactaaaaagaaaaggttggAAAACACACCTGACGATTCACGTTCCGCCACCGTGGGTGGCCGAGGTCGTCATCTCCGATGAAAGATGACCCTTTTTTCTAAAGAAAAGGCCACTAAAATGCAGAAAAACtgaaaggtttttttttggtattttggggagcttttttgagtttttgacCTCAGATCGGGGCTGAGAGAAATAAAGCAACCAAAATAgccttttttcaaaaaatctagCCACCGAGGACAGCGGTTGCCGGTGCCGACGATTGGTGGCCACGGTAGATTGGCGATGACTCCCTTGGCCGGACGTGGGGTCGATTTCAGAGGAAAAAGGGGGAggtttcaagtttttttttaaactgtttctgaaatgatttttttttgagaaatttttgACATTTATAATAGGTGCTATACGACGTAGTTTGGGGCAAGTCTCTGAGAccccaaaacgacgttgttttggcGTACGACCCAAACGCTCAACTCAGTACCtcaagatccgcgtgttttttttACAATTGGGGTATAATTACGACCCCGATCCTTCCGCTTTTTAGATGATCTACAATGTTGTCCGCTTTACCTTTTctattttaccatttaactttattttattttcattttggtccttagGCCAGTTTTGGGAAATAGACACCGAAAACGGTGCTGTTTCGATGCTGACCCGAAAATTGACTCGACCAGATCCTAGGATCCATCTGTTTTTGTGGCAATGGTCTATTTGCGACCTAGGTCCTTCCGCCTTTAGACCCTTTTTTAATTCGGtcctaatttcatttttttcttttttagattataccatttgattttaatccattttcaatttagtccttatactgtTGACCCTTCAGGGAATGACATGTACACtatttttggattaattgtCTTCGAGGTCCCTGGACTTTTGCGTTGCATtttaatttagcccttttttaatcttatttttagaCATTAGATTTTATTGgactttcaatttagtcctttatttccCATTTCCTTAATTATTTTGCGATTTATGGCTTAATTTCcacttaaatttcaatttaatccctaatttggttaactttgttttttttaatttactatgccatttattttagcatttaaatttatactattGACGTTTCATTTcgtttatacatttttatttttatgcaccattattattatcattattttatttatttatattattaatataataataattatgctatgattattattattattattattattataaattgatattCTCATTATTATTGTAGTTGCATTACTATCATCATTTATcaacacatttatttatttatttattttatcttttgttcATTACCCTAATATCGTCCTTCCATTTTTACCTACATgactatttcattttatttcgcTATCACTATCCCATGGGTCATATTACAATGTATTTATCGTTTTTACTTTGCCCAAATAAAtgtatatcattttaaaagttacattcGTTTTACATAAtgcataataaatatttaaaaccgagacaatattcattatttttaggattCGAGGAGTTGTGCTTCTAACTTACGAAGTAtgtcattttctaaaatcaagTAATCGaatatccattttatttatttatttatttttctaaaataataataataattgtcgaaaccatttttttgaaaacaaaaatttagttgtcgactttaaaaacaaaaattgaagtcgccaccgatccttgattgaggtgtgatcggctcaccttaaaaataattttggtctgcgaaatttgagaaaacagttCGGAGTCGAGTTAAGCACGAGGAAGGTTAGCACCTCATGCttaaaatcggtaccaaattaattatttaatgtcttggtgtcgaaaatttgaaaaggctttaaaagaaaacttcttATCTCGTGAATGAATCTAAATAACAAAAcgttcttatttcaaagaaataaaacaccacgcccagtgagttagggcacaatatttttaaatcttcaaaatactgaatattgccttttgttttagaaattcttatttcgagataataaaatgtcatgaccagtaagttaggacccgacatttttgaattcccgagaataaacttttctaaaacaaaaggcaatattcggtattttgaagatttaaaaatattgtgccctaactcacttggcgtggtgttttatttctttgaaataagaatgttttgttattttgattcattcacgAGATaagaagttttcttttaaagtcttttcaaattttcgacaccaagacattaaataatcaatttggtaccgattttgggtgttacgagggtgtcAACCCTATAGGAGTCCTGAATAGgtgcttttattatttcttgtgtacgttgaattatgattttatgcatgataCTAACTTGTGTGTTTTGTTTTGGCTGCATGGCATTTTTGACTACATGAcatttcatcatagaaaagagatgttgattcatgtttggttgttaaatagagagcttgccacggaaaatggatttcttgataaagcgGAAGATAATACGGTTGTCTGAATATAGTCTAAGAAAACATAACACGAAAAGCCTAACAAGAGGAGTATACGACTTTGCTGCGTGACCTGAGGATTCAAATTGTCAAAGGTTATTCAAAAGTCACCAAAGGTCCCAACCtcttaaagaagctaatgaacGTGAGTAAGCAAGGAGTTACAACCTagatcaaacaaaaaggagatCAAATTCGTGAGATGCATCTTAATACCTGAATGGTCGATGTCTTTGCTTGGAGTATGAGGGCgaagccgtatatatatatccgctttgtGTAAAGAGATTTGCTTTCTAGAGAAGTTTTTTACTAAAGAATTGAACCAGAATCAAGtatcttttttgcattcatttcatgcatttgcattccattacatcatatgcattagacACCATTAAATaatcctaattaattaaatcactGCTCAGTTATGGCACTCGAGCAAAGATTAAAGAcatggatcagagattggaaAAGCTCGAACAGCACCAGAAAGAAATGCAAGACCAACTTCAGTTACAAGTACAGGAGCGGTTAAACAAGATGCAACGGGATATGTCAGAGAAGATGCAGGAATCCCAAAACAATATGATGGCAAAGTTGACCCAACTGTTGACTAAAGGGGGTGATAAGGGAAAGGGTCCCATGGCTGATATCGAATAGGGTAACGAGGATGAATCACTCTATCCTCCAGGCTGTACTCATCCACGTGTACGAACTCAAGCTGAATATCTGCACAAATCTACTGTCACAATTAGGCCTCAGCAGTTCTAGGCCGGTGCTTCAAAATTCCAGGCTGGATCGGGCTCTAACCCCGGAAACAACCCTGTTAACTCTAccattcctgactttgatgaagtggctgagaaggaaagaataaaggaaGAGTTACTGAAACAGTTAGAAGAAAGGTGCAAGTGGCTCGAGGAGAAGTTTAAGGCGATGGAGGTCACTGAAAGCTATCGTGGGATTAACGCtaaagagctgagtttagtCCCGGACTTGGTActccctcataagtttaagatgccggaatttgaaaagtacaatgggacaagtTGCCCGGAAGcacatatcaccatgttctacaggcgaatggctggatatgttaacaatgaccaactattgatacattgtttccaagatAACCTCACAGGGGAagcatctaaatggtacaatcaattgagccgtaccatGATCGGTTCATGGAGGGATTTAGCACAAGCGTTTATGAAACAGTACAATCATGTAACAGACATGATACCTGACAGAATCACCCttcaaaatatggaaaaaaagcCGAACGAGAGCTTTAGGCAATATGCACAAAGGTGGAGGGAAGTTGCTGTTCAAGTTCAGTCGCCGCTATTGGAAAGAGAAACAACAATACTCTTTATCAATACGCTGAAAGCCCAATTCATtacgcatatgttaggaagtgctacaaagagcttttctgacatagttatgaatggtgaaatgatcgaAAATGCTATAAGGAACGGGAAAATTGATGTAGAggagagtaacaagaggtcagtctcaaagagaagagaaaattaggTTAACAACACAAgttactctaaatcagttacCATGAGTCAGCCAGGAAAAGTGGCTGgtaatcaacagaattcatcGAGGTAAGATTCCGGCATGAAGACTGAGAAGTTCCAGTTTACACCAATCCCAATACCGTATAGGgaactgtatcaaaatttgttcGATGTACgtgttgtttccccttttcatgtgaagcctctacaacctccgtatcccaaatggtatgatgcgaacgcacaatgtgactaccatgcagGAATTATGGgacattcaatagagaattgcactaTCTTCAAGAAactagttgaaagactcattgacatgggtgttgtcaagtttggtgactgatctagtgcagaaaattcgctacccaatcatgattgataatggggtaaatgcaatgtatgaagaagtggtGAGAAATTTTCACATCGATGCCATATGTGCAGACACAATGAAAATGGTTCTTGTTAGATATTCGCCTTTgaggtgttctaaataattggactaCAGAAGAAACCTCTATAGTATTTAGAGTttgttagagtaatgttcagaacacacttgttgcttttagcctagaagcaataagaacttctttgtgaaataggctcatgtctgaacattattgttttaatgaaacacattattgcaatcatctttgagcaaacGTTCTTTCATTTTacgattctttcattcttttggatt
This genomic window from Gossypium raimondii isolate GPD5lz chromosome 10, ASM2569854v1, whole genome shotgun sequence contains:
- the LOC128033904 gene encoding uncharacterized protein LOC128033904, coding for MLGNLSINAISKEGIGENLSDICPYIPGSVLKNWIAEEIPKIFARATYQRAMAIKGSVIIDFLASRALEDYEPLNFDFPNKDLMYVVITEEGVQEEHPQKLNFDGASNAPQKLNFDGASNAMGNGIGAVLVFPNGDHYPFTSKMDFDCTNNMVEYKACIMGIRAAIERKIKILEVYGDSALVIYQLKGEWATRDPKLIEYRRLVMELIKEFDDITFCYVLRDQNQMADTLATLASMVKVNKKEDVKPIQMSIYEAPVHCYNIEEEEKDDHP